From a region of the Oculatellaceae cyanobacterium genome:
- a CDS encoding transposase, translating to MSLTQKKGFNRFNLAAYWKRKYRGKQEKEPWYLLTNLPNLKSAVHIYKQRYGIEAMFKDCKTGGYNIEDSKTTPERLIKLILLIALAMTSAWLQGNTTTLQGQHQYVCRLTQTGRTRRRHSKFWICLYGDSWLIGFHECQLWVEEMLSLVANKKSFYQRGLRAISLIDQPL from the coding sequence ATTAGTTTAACTCAAAAAAAAGGTTTTAACCGCTTCAATTTGGCTGCTTATTGGAAGAGGAAATATCGAGGTAAGCAAGAGAAAGAACCCTGGTATTTGTTAACTAACCTCCCCAATTTAAAAAGTGCTGTTCACATCTACAAACAACGTTATGGTATAGAAGCAATGTTTAAGGATTGCAAAACAGGAGGATATAATATTGAAGATTCAAAAACCACACCTGAGCGATTAATCAAATTAATACTTTTAATCGCATTAGCAATGACTTCCGCATGGTTGCAAGGAAACACAACGACTCTTCAAGGGCAACACCAATATGTTTGTCGTTTGACACAAACAGGTAGAACTAGAAGACGACATAGTAAATTTTGGATTTGTTTATACGGGGACAGTTGGCTGATTGGTTTTCATGAGTGCCAGTTATGGGTAGAAGAAATGCTCTCTCTTGTTGCAAATAAAAAGTCATTTTATCAACGCGGTTTGAGAGCTATAAGCCTTATAGACCAGCCGCTTTAG